In Candidatus Amarolinea dominans, a genomic segment contains:
- a CDS encoding right-handed parallel beta-helix repeat-containing protein produces the protein MQPLATVLSSGMAGQANTWPIVRKRLFGTWFNILALAVVIALAGALAGPVTVSAEPAEPGDPNGPVQVIEGPVMITDTMPLEPEDPCSVSGFIGANVTWSPATCNPYIMTGSVIVMSSATLTIAPGTRVEVTSLKALTVQGTLVARGVDGNPIVFTSNAASPGKGDWGYIHFADSSTDATVDANGNYVSGSILQYATVEYAGGASINDNGAVRIEASSPYIDHNTIRLSRTDGIHAWSNGIPYLFNNQVLNNGIPGSTSAKGIYVDSTGATTIKANTVQGNTYTGIDALYGTPALHDNIVTSNGYRGISVSGAVSTISNNTVNNNSQGGISFSGSAFTIDNNHVNGNSGPGIYAFGTGNISANTVTNNTDCGIYRGGSTGDVVGNTVTGNSTPYYGAGIHFDSNGDIRDNSITNNTAGLYGGGIWATLNNSGGQISNNTIANNSADARRRHLCFRLRRHSQQCHHRQLRPRRRRDLLRLLFPLRLQRRCHRQRHH, from the coding sequence ATGCAACCGTTAGCGACCGTCTTATCGTCCGGCATGGCTGGACAAGCGAACACGTGGCCCATAGTCAGAAAGAGATTGTTTGGCACATGGTTCAACATACTCGCTCTCGCAGTCGTTATCGCACTTGCCGGGGCCTTGGCTGGCCCGGTAACAGTTAGCGCCGAACCGGCTGAGCCAGGAGACCCCAATGGCCCAGTACAAGTTATCGAAGGCCCTGTGATGATCACGGACACCATGCCACTTGAACCAGAGGACCCCTGCTCGGTGTCCGGTTTCATTGGCGCCAACGTGACCTGGAGTCCCGCGACCTGCAATCCTTACATCATGACGGGCAGCGTCATTGTGATGTCAAGTGCGACGTTGACGATCGCGCCTGGGACGCGGGTGGAGGTGACGAGTCTGAAGGCATTGACGGTGCAGGGGACGTTGGTGGCCCGAGGGGTAGACGGCAATCCAATCGTGTTCACGTCGAACGCCGCGAGCCCGGGCAAGGGGGACTGGGGCTACATCCATTTTGCCGATTCGAGCACAGACGCCACCGTGGATGCCAATGGCAACTACGTGAGCGGCTCGATCTTGCAGTATGCCACCGTGGAGTATGCGGGCGGGGCCAGCATCAACGACAATGGCGCAGTTCGCATCGAGGCTTCTTCACCGTACATTGACCACAATACGATCCGCCTGAGCAGAACGGACGGCATCCACGCCTGGAGCAACGGCATACCGTACCTCTTCAACAACCAGGTGCTCAACAACGGTATCCCTGGATCAACTTCCGCCAAGGGCATCTACGTCGATAGCACGGGCGCCACCACCATCAAAGCCAATACGGTGCAAGGCAATACGTACACCGGCATCGATGCGCTCTATGGCACGCCTGCCCTGCACGACAATATCGTCACCAGCAATGGATACCGTGGTATTTCGGTCAGTGGTGCAGTCAGTACCATCAGCAACAACACCGTCAACAACAACAGCCAGGGAGGAATCTCCTTTTCCGGCAGCGCGTTCACCATTGACAACAACCACGTCAACGGCAACTCCGGACCCGGCATCTACGCCTTTGGAACGGGCAACATCTCCGCCAACACGGTTACCAACAACACGGATTGCGGTATCTATCGTGGTGGTAGCACCGGGGATGTCGTTGGCAATACGGTGACCGGTAATAGTACACCATATTACGGCGCAGGAATTCACTTCGATTCAAACGGCGATATCCGCGACAACAGCATCACCAACAATACAGCCGGATTGTATGGGGGTGGCATCTGGGCTACACTCAACAATAGCGGCGGCCAGATCAGCAACAACACCATTGCCAACAACTCAGCCGACGCAAGGCGGCGGCATTTATGTTTCAGGCTCCGTCGCCATTCTCAACAATGCCATCATCGGCAACTCCGCCCCCGCCGGCGGCGCGATCTACTCAGGTTACTATTCCCCCTACGGTTGCAGCGGCGCTGTCACCGGCAACGACATCACTAA